Proteins encoded in a region of the Triticum dicoccoides isolate Atlit2015 ecotype Zavitan chromosome 3A, WEW_v2.0, whole genome shotgun sequence genome:
- the LOC119268785 gene encoding gallate 1-beta-glucosyltransferase-like — MMTPPPPPPVQPHALLVSTPFQGHINPLMRLGRRLAAKGVLVTFTTALRAAVRVEEDGDGDGHERAGFRFERLRGGGLWEPEDPRFSDAGDMARHVEAAGPAALKELIRREAEAGRPVTCVVTNAFVPWALRVAGEMGLPCGMLWIQSCALLSVYYHYVHSLAAFPEPDGDASGRSLLAIPGLPDLAMDDLRPLLIYASDQDMWREMLFADLSVIREKVSWVFVSTFDELEHEAVAALSEHLPVIPVGPLIKPEIGEIDGSSGDDGCIAWLNAQAPRSVVFVAFGSLVKTGDDETAEIAAGLASMGRPFLWVMRDDNRAVLFQGTLDGVTAATLCDRGKVVPWCRQAHVLAHGAIGCFVTHCGWNSTTEALAAGVPVVACPRWSDQNINAKFLVDVYRLGVRAPTPVTREALHLSIEEVMSGPEAGAMGLRAASWKERARAALADGGSSDHGVQAFVDQIK; from the coding sequence ATgatgacgccgccgccgccgccgcctgttcAGCCGCACGCCCTCCTCGTGTCCACCCCATTCCAGGGCCACATCAACCCCCTCATGCGCCTTGGCCGGCGCCTGGCCGCCAAGGGCGTGCTAGTCACCTTCACCACCGCTCTCCGAGCAGCCGTCCgcgtggaggaggacggcgacggcgacggccacGAGCGCGCGGGGTTCCGGTTCGAGCGCCTGCGCGGCGGCGGGCTGTGGGAGCCGGAGGATCCACGGTTCAGCGACGCCGGCGACATGGCGCGCCATGTCGAGGCCGCTGGACCGGCGGCGCTCAAGGAGCTCATCCGCCGGGAGGCCGAGGCCGGGCGGCCGGTGACGTGCGTCGTGACCAACGCCTTCGTCCCGTGGGCGCTCCGCGTGGCTGGCGAGATGGGCCTCCCCTGCGGCATGCTGTGGATCCAGTCCTGCGCCCTGCTCTCCGTGTACTACCACTACGTGCACTCGCTCGCGGCCTTTCCCGAGCCGGACGGCGACGCGTCCGGCCGCTCGCTACTGGCGATCCCTGGGCTCCCGGACCTCGCCATGGACGACCTCCGTCCCCTCCTGATTTACGCCTCCGACCAGGACATGTGGCGAGAGATGCTCTTCGCGGATCTCAGCGTCATCCGCGAGAAGGTATCGTGGGTGTTCGTCAGCACCTTCGACGAGCTGGAGCACGAGGCCGTCGCGGCGCTTAGCGAGCACCTGCCGGTTATACCAGTCGGCCCTCTCATCAAGCCGGAAATCGGCGAAATCGACGGGTCCTCCGGTGACGACGGCTGCATCGCGTGGCTCAACGCGCAGGCGCCGCGCTCGGTGGTGTTCGTTGCGTTCGGGAGCCTCGTGAAGACGGGCGACGACGAGACTGCCGAGATAGCGGCGGGGCTGGCCAGCATGGGCCGGCCGTTCCTCTGGGTGATGCGCGACGACAACCGCGCGGTGCTCTTCCAGGGCACCCTGGACGGCGTCACGGCGGCCACCTTGTGCGACAGAGGCAAGGTCGTCCCGTGGTGCAGGCAGGCGCACGTGCTCGCGCACGGCGCGATCGGCTGCTTCGTCACGCACTGCGGGTGGAACTCCACCACGGAGGCGCTCGCCGCGGGCGTGCCGGTCGTTGCCTGCCCGAGGTGGTCCGACCAGAACATCAACGCGAAATTCCTGGTGGATGTGTACCGACTCGGCGTCCGTGCGCCGACGCCGGTGACAAGGGAAGCACTCCATCTATCCATCGAAGAGGTCATGAGCGGGCCGGAGGCGGGAGCGATGGGACTACGAGCGGCCAGCTGGAAGGAGAGGGCGCGTGCGGCGCTGGCCGACGGCGGCTCGTCGGATCACGGCGTCCAAGCTTTTGTTGACCAGATAAAGTAG